The window GTGGTCATGACCGTACTGCATGCCGGTGGTAAGTTCGACAAGAACACCTACAAGGTTTCCGGTGGTCTGCACGGTGTGGGCGTGAGTTGCGTGAACGCCCTGAGTTCCCTCCTGCACGTGACCGTACAGCGCGAAGGCAAGATCTTCGAACAGGAATACCGCATCGGTGTTCCCCAGTATCCCGTTCGCGAGATCGGTACTACCGATGTTACCGGAACCAAAGTGCATTTCTGGCCCGATGCCTCCATCTTCACGTCTACCGTTTACAACAAGGAAATCCTGGAAGGACGCCTCCGCGAACTCGCCTACCTGAACCGTCGCATCAGCATTACGCTGACCGACCTGAGGGAAAAGGATGAGAACGGCATCCCTTATTCCAAGAACTTCTTCAGCGAAGGCGGTATCACCGAATTCGTGGAGATGCTGGACCAGAGCGCCAACCGCACGCCCCTGATCGCCAACACCCTTTATGTGGAGGGCTATGACGAAGGAACGCATGTGTCGGTGGAGGTTGCCCTGACCTATAATAACGACTTCAAGGAGCATATCTTCTCCTACGTTAACAATATCAACACCATTGAAGGCGGTACGCACGTGACCGGTTTCCGTCGCGCATTGACCAGGGTCTTCAAGAGCTATGGCGATAAGGAAGGCATGTTCGAGAAGGCCAAGATCGAAGTGGAAGGCGATGACTTCCGCGAGGGCCTGAGCGCGATCGTTTCCGTAAAGGTTCCCGAGCCCCAGTTCGAAGGCCAGACCAAGACCAAGCTGGGCAACAGCGAAGTGAGTGGTGTGGTGGAAACAACCGTAAGCCGCGTGCTGGAAGCCTACCTGGAAGAGAACCCCAAGGAAGCCAAGAACGTGATCAGCAAGGTGATCCTTGCCGCACAAGCACGTGTGGCCGCGAAGAAGGCCCGCGAGATGGTACAGCGTAAGACCGTTCTCAGTGGCGGTGGCCTGCCGGGTAAACTGGCCGACTGTTCCGAAAGGGATGCCGAGCGTTGCGAGCTCTTCCTCGTCGAGGGTGACTCGGCCGGTGGTACTGCCAAGCAGGGCCGCGACCGGAATTTCCAGGCCATCCTGCCCTTGAGGGGTAAGATCCTGAACGTGGAGAAGGCCATGGAGCACAAGATCTACGAGAACGAAGAGATCAGGAATATGTACACCGCCCTCGGTGTGACCATCGGTACCCCCGAGGACCCCAAGGCACTGAACCTGACCAAGCTTCGCTACCATAAGCTGATCATCATGACCGATGCCGATGTGGATGGTTCCCACATTGCCACGCTGATCCTCACTTTCATCTATCGTTATATGAAGGAGATGGTAGAGCAGGGTTATGTATATATTGCCCAACCGCCCTTGTACCTGGTGAAGAAAGGCAAGGAACAATCCTATGCCTGGAATGAAGAACAGCGCAAGGCATGGGTGGAAAAGCTGGGTGGTGGCAAGGAAGAAAGTGTGACCGTTCAGCGTTACAAGGGTCTTGGTGAGATGAACGCCGACCAGTTGTGGGATACTACCATGAATCCCGCGACCCGCACACTGAAGCAGGTTTCCATTGAAAGCGCAGCCGAGGCCGACAGGGTATTCAGCATGCTGATGGGCGATGAAGTAGCGCCACGCCGCGAGTTCATCGAGACCCATGCACGCTATGCCAAACTGGATGTGTAAACCATTTCAGGTTGATGCCGACCGGGGGCCTGGCTGAGTTTTGTTTTACCAGTTCAGATTTTTTGGTTAGCTTGACCTACCATTAAACCATTAATTTTTAATCTTTAAAACAATAATCATGGCAGATATCAAATTGACAGCATACAACGTAAAGACCAAGGAGAAGGGCGTTGAGATCAAGGATGCAGTGATCACCAAGACTGCGAGGGGTGGTTATATGGCCCAGGGCAATGATGGCAAAGGCAACAAGCTGACCACTATGCTGAGCGAAGCCAATGCATTGGCTGCCATCAAGGCCGGTATTGCGAAACAAGGCTGGTAATTGAAACAATATTCCGTTTGACAAACATCATTCCTTCCACAGGAATGATGTTTTTTTATAGGGGAAATGAAACCATTGAAAAGGATAGCACTGTTGTTCATGCTTTTCCTGGGCAGCCTTGCGGCAAAAGCCCAGCGACAGGCCGTGGACAGTCCCTATATCCTCAATGGTGCCGCCCTGAAAGAGAACTGCAACTGCTATACCATTACCCCCGACGAATTCACGAAATCCGGCTCCGTTTGGAACATCAACAAGATCGACCTCACCCAGTCCTTTGATTTTAGTTTCGAGGTCTTCCTGGGCTGCACCGATGCGCAGGGCGCCGATGGGATCGTATTTGTCTTGCAGCCCATCAGCACCAGTGTAGGCTCCACCGGCGAGGGTTTGGGCTTTGAAGGCATCACTCCTTCGATCGGGGTAGTACTGGATACCTGGCAGAATGGCAACCTTGCCGATCCCGGCTTTGACCATATCAGCATCCATCGCGATGGCGACAATAACCACAATAGTCCGAATAACCTTGCCGGCCCTATCAGTATCCTGCCCAATAGTAGCAATATCGAGGACTGCCAATGGCATAGTTTCCGCATCAGGTGGAACCCTGCTACCAGGGAGATCGCGACCAGTGTGGATGGCGTGGAAAGACTCCGAGCAACAGTTGACCTGGTGAACGATGTGTTCAAGGGCGACCCCAAGGTATTCTGGGGCTTTACCGGAGCTACCGGCGGGGCGAAGAACCAGCAACGGTTCTGTACTTCGCTGAACCCGGTCTTCAGTTTCCCTCCTGACCAGGTCTTCTGTTATCCAGCTACCATCGAGATCGTTGACCAGTCGAGGTCCTTTGGCCGGATCGACCAATGGTACTGGGATTTTGGCGATGGGAGGAAGGACACCACTGCTACCCCATTACCCCACACCTACTCACAGCCAGGCATATACGATATCAGCCTCAGCATCCTGGGCGCGAATGGATGCGTATCAGAAAAGTTCACCCGGAAGGTGACCATCGGCACCATTCCGCGTCCGGCCTTCCAGGTACAGGATCCCTTATGCGAAGGGGATGTCCTTACCCTACAGGATATTTCCACCGTGGAAGTCGGGACCATCAACCAATGGACCTGGACCATCAATGGCAATAGCTTCTCAGGCCAGCAACCGCCATCCCAACCCACTATTGTTGGAGTCCCCCAGACCATTTCCCTGGCACTTAAAACAGCAGAAGGTTGTGAAGCGGTCTCACCCATTAGGACGGTGAATACTTTCCCCAGGCCGGCAGTCAATTTTGACCCGGCCGAAGCCTGTGCGGGGCAAACCATTGAACTGGTAGGCCAGGACCTTCGACCAGCTGTTCCCATCAACCAATGGAACTGGATCATCAACAACCAGCTGAGGACCGGCAATTCGGTTATCCTGAACAGTAATCGCGCGGCAGAACTCACCGTTCAGCTCTTTGCCGAATCCGACCAGGGTTGTCCCAGCGATACCATTACGCAGGTGATCAGGTTCTACCAGACCAGGGCCTTCGCCGGTAATGATACCATCGCGGCCATTGGCGAACCCATCCAGTTGAATGGAAGTGGCGGGACGAGTTTTCAATGGACGCCGGCAACCGGGCTGTCTGACCCCAGCATCCCGAATCCGGTGGCAACACTGAACCAGAATACCAGTTACGTTCTGACCGCTTCTTCCCCTATTGGTTGCGAAACCCGCGACACCATTAATATCAAGGTCTACAAAGGCCCGGCCATTTATGTGCCGAATGCCTTCACTCCCAATGGCGACAATAAGAATGACCGCTTCAGGTTCACGGCCGTGGGTATGCGAAAACTTCATTATTTCCGGATCTACAACCGCCTCGGCCAGTTGCTATTCGACAATACTTCCAACATAGGTTGGGATGGCAAACTGAATGGTCTTGACCAACCCGCCGGTAACTATGTCTGGATGATCAGCGGGGAGGACAATAACGGGAAGGCCTATGTCCAGAAAGGCAGCTTCATCCTGGTCAGGTAATTACAGGAGCGGGCAAGCCTCCTACCGAAAGAATGATTATTTTTAAGGATAACATTCGTCCAATGAACAGATATCTCTTCATCCTGACAATCGCCCTCGGCATGACAGCAAGCTCCCATGCACAACAGCAAGGTGACCCCAAAGCCACAGAAGTATGGACACCCGTTCCCAAGGTGGTGGATCCCGGTAACACAAGCAAAGCACCATCAGACGCGATCGTGTTGTTTGACGGCAAGAACCTTGACCAATGGGTAAGTGCCAAGGACGGCGGAAAGGCCGGCTGGACCATCGAGAATGGCGTGCTTACGGTAAAGGCTGGCGCGGGAGATATCAAGACGAAGGATGTATTTGGCGATTGCCAGTTGCATATCGAATGGCGTACTCCGGCCAAGGTCGAAAGCGAAGGCCAGGGTCGTGGCAACAGCGGCATCTTCTTCATGCAACAATACGAGCTCCAGGTATTGGACAGCTACAATAACCAGACCTAT is drawn from Flavihumibacter rivuli and contains these coding sequences:
- the gyrB gene encoding DNA topoisomerase (ATP-hydrolyzing) subunit B — encoded protein: MSVESQEQAVATPGGYGADSIQVLEGLEAVRKRPAMYIGDIGVKGLHHLVYEVVDNSIDEALAGYCKNIFVTIHEDNSISVQDDGRGIPTAMHSKEKRSALEVVMTVLHAGGKFDKNTYKVSGGLHGVGVSCVNALSSLLHVTVQREGKIFEQEYRIGVPQYPVREIGTTDVTGTKVHFWPDASIFTSTVYNKEILEGRLRELAYLNRRISITLTDLREKDENGIPYSKNFFSEGGITEFVEMLDQSANRTPLIANTLYVEGYDEGTHVSVEVALTYNNDFKEHIFSYVNNINTIEGGTHVTGFRRALTRVFKSYGDKEGMFEKAKIEVEGDDFREGLSAIVSVKVPEPQFEGQTKTKLGNSEVSGVVETTVSRVLEAYLEENPKEAKNVISKVILAAQARVAAKKAREMVQRKTVLSGGGLPGKLADCSERDAERCELFLVEGDSAGGTAKQGRDRNFQAILPLRGKILNVEKAMEHKIYENEEIRNMYTALGVTIGTPEDPKALNLTKLRYHKLIIMTDADVDGSHIATLILTFIYRYMKEMVEQGYVYIAQPPLYLVKKGKEQSYAWNEEQRKAWVEKLGGGKEESVTVQRYKGLGEMNADQLWDTTMNPATRTLKQVSIESAAEADRVFSMLMGDEVAPRREFIETHARYAKLDV
- a CDS encoding lectin-like domain-containing protein, producing MKPLKRIALLFMLFLGSLAAKAQRQAVDSPYILNGAALKENCNCYTITPDEFTKSGSVWNINKIDLTQSFDFSFEVFLGCTDAQGADGIVFVLQPISTSVGSTGEGLGFEGITPSIGVVLDTWQNGNLADPGFDHISIHRDGDNNHNSPNNLAGPISILPNSSNIEDCQWHSFRIRWNPATREIATSVDGVERLRATVDLVNDVFKGDPKVFWGFTGATGGAKNQQRFCTSLNPVFSFPPDQVFCYPATIEIVDQSRSFGRIDQWYWDFGDGRKDTTATPLPHTYSQPGIYDISLSILGANGCVSEKFTRKVTIGTIPRPAFQVQDPLCEGDVLTLQDISTVEVGTINQWTWTINGNSFSGQQPPSQPTIVGVPQTISLALKTAEGCEAVSPIRTVNTFPRPAVNFDPAEACAGQTIELVGQDLRPAVPINQWNWIINNQLRTGNSVILNSNRAAELTVQLFAESDQGCPSDTITQVIRFYQTRAFAGNDTIAAIGEPIQLNGSGGTSFQWTPATGLSDPSIPNPVATLNQNTSYVLTASSPIGCETRDTINIKVYKGPAIYVPNAFTPNGDNKNDRFRFTAVGMRKLHYFRIYNRLGQLLFDNTSNIGWDGKLNGLDQPAGNYVWMISGEDNNGKAYVQKGSFILVR
- a CDS encoding 3-keto-disaccharide hydrolase, with product MNRYLFILTIALGMTASSHAQQQGDPKATEVWTPVPKVVDPGNTSKAPSDAIVLFDGKNLDQWVSAKDGGKAGWTIENGVLTVKAGAGDIKTKDVFGDCQLHIEWRTPAKVESEGQGRGNSGIFFMQQYELQVLDSYNNQTYSNGQAGSLYKQHMPLVNACRPPGEWQTYDVIFTAPKFKEDGSLLSPARVTVLHNNVLIQNNVELKGKTLYIGQPFYEKHGPGSIQLQDHGNPVSYRNIWLRKL